GGATAGTTACATATAGAGCTTTGTTATATCGCGTTTGTTACACCACTGTGTTGCTGAAGTTAAATAACTCTTCTGAGAGTATACAACCTTGTATTACACTGGATTTggtttcttttaaataaaaaatatgtaaactTTCTGAATAAAGCATATAAACTATTAAGTAATGCGATAAAAGCGTACACACTACACAAAATTTGAAGATAATTACAATCTCAATAATGGTTATTATTGTACCTTATATTCCAAAATGTACTTCCCTCACTTTAGAGGAGCTAAACAGTTGCAAAatgtatatatgtttttttaattttttatgaccTGAGGGCATTTGCGTTACTAGCATATGGAACCGCAAATTGGCTGAACAAAGTATCAGAACTTTCACTCATCTGCGGTGTTTCAATGTGTAATGCAGGTGAAAAATGAAACGTGGGCTTTGTGGAGTTGGTATCGTAATCAGGATTCCTACAAGGAAGTTGGGGATCAAATTTACATAGTGAGACAACCTGATATATGTCCTGTCCCTCAGAAGGTGTGGGGAGATTTTACTGCTTCGATTTAAGAGGCACAAGGACTTCATTTGCTGTAATTAATGAATATGTCACAACAGCTGATTGTAATTTATAAACCTCTCTGGAAACCACATAGTGCGTTAAATGTCACTAGCATTAACATGTTAATGCTACCTAGCACTGGTACCCAATATGACAGTAAACACTGTTGTTTGGTAACTATCAATATACAGAATGTTTAACAAAAGTAAAGTAAATCCTCAGTATGTTTTGATAAATGAAAGTGAAAAATCCGCAGTTACCTTGATGCAATAGCGCTGCAATGCCATGCTGCTAACAGTATGCTCTCTATTTAAATGCAAGGCaagttaaatttgaattaaaacttCATGAATTACTTTTATTGGATTTTTAAGTTCAGATATTTGAATTCCCGGTTACAGCTCTGACAATGATGATATATATATGTTCCTAACGTTTGGAAATATCGCCAATATATAATGTAGTAAGGGTGGTGACACAACAATCTAGTCCTTGAACAGAAACCTCACAAGAAAGTTTTGAGGATGTCTAATGTCTTTCCCAATATATAAACTCAATTGTTATACCGAAGAATAAGCAACATAAGCCAATCAGGATCATAAATTACAAGGAAATCTTCAGCTCCATTCATGAATAGAAAAAGTAAGAATTTTAGAAGATAGAAATTCTTCTGTATGGTATATTACGACAAAATCAATAACAGTTAACCAGAAAAATGAACagagaaaagttaaaaaagaagaagaaaagaacaacaaattgttagaaatgattaaaaagaaaagttaaaaaatctCAAGAATCTCCAAAATGAAATTGTTGCAGAGTGGGCAATTCCCCTTACTAACCATAAGCTCCCTTGAACACATCCTGCAGAAAGTGTGGCCACAAGGTATAGAAGAAGCAGCTTTATGCCTGACCATGCAAATACAGCAAGTGTGCTCCATGGAACCTCCTCCATCTTCATCATCTGCATCCTCATCAAAATCCTCCTCATCACTCAATATATACCTTGATCCTTCAAGCCCCATTTCCCTATCAGTCTCCTCTAACAAGTCCATCAGCGACATCATCACCGGCGCCTGCTCCTCATCCTCCGCCTCCTGCGCCGCCGCTTCCGACGCCTCCTGCGCCGCAACCGCCTCCCTCGCTGACAGCGTCCTCTCCCCCGGCTTCTCCCCCTCCTCCTCCCCATCCTCCTCGTCGAAGCTGTCGCGGAAAGTCACCACCCGCCCTCGCCGGTACGGCTCCGCCGTCGGCATGTTGGCCGAGCTCCGCAACGAGAGCTGCGGCCGCAGGGTTCCGGCGGTGTTGTTCTCGGCGGCTTCGCCGGTGAAGCGGGTGGAACCGCGGCGGCTAAACGAGGGGCGGATTGCCGGAGCTGCGGCGGCCGGAGGACCGGGGTCTTCAGTGGCGGGGTTGAGGTCCTCCACCTGGTGAGTCATGTAGGGAGATGAGATGTCCGATTCGGAGTTAGCCGGAGTCTCAGTCAGCGCCTGAGTGGGGAATCGGACCGAGTTACGGCGACCAAGCTGCGTAAAGATTCTACTATTCGGGTTAGGAATAGGGACATCCGAAGTAGGGATATGAATTGTCGATATCCAAGCAGACCCTGCGCGCTTTAGCCTAAGCTTGTCCTTGAAGGCTTTCCAAGATCTGCCATtacagtttttttcttttacttattttccATAATTGCtcccaaaataataataataataataattcttacaaattaaaaactagtttttgaaaaaaaaaatgcacataCATTAGCtcacacataaatttatttttaattttggaaaacaactatttattttgtcttatcTTCTATTCCtacaaatactaataaaatattatccaaacacattgttattaattaattagagtcttgacattttaagaattttaaaattgagcCCCTCTCCCATGGCATCATAACACATACAAATTTCTCCAAAAAGATCTTGAAGAACATGGTGAATGAAATGAATTTAGattatagagaaattaaaaatataatttcttaaacaaattaagGTAAATTTTAAAgctaaagaaaagaagaaaaagaaaaattaagcaGGTTTGATATATACCTGCGATCCTTTTTGTTGGATTCGTCGTCTTTGATGATGTCAAGTAGGGTTCGGTTCTTGGGCTGTGGTTCCCTGGGCGGCGTGGAGGAAGGTCTCTTCTGGTTCGCTAACACGTCGTCTAGGGTCAAGCCGGTTAGCACACGGGCTCGGCTGCTATCCGAAGCTGACATTTCTTCATGTATTGTTGTTAACCTCCGGCGACCTTCTATATCACACAAATACACACAAATATGTTTCCCAGTAACACACAGTTTTCTTCGTTACCAATTCTATCcaacaataacacaaacacCTACGCTTCAATTTCATTCAGGTACGCATCTACTCTTCCATACTTTAATTATAGTGGAAGAGAAACCTCGCATTCTTATTGCATGCATATTAGATCTACATTTTTAGGGTTCCATTCCATCTCCGGGGAACTACAATTTCtcagcatttttttttatccggaaaacagttttttttttttcatggaaaATGAGACAAACGAAATAGCATggaaacgttttttttttttttcttgtgtagGTTCAATCGTTTTCTGGGTGGGGCAcattgtaatgaaaaaaaaaaaaaaacagagaaaaaaccTTGGATTGGTCCCCGTGCGAATCGAGGGAGAGAGGTTGCAGCTCTGTAGAAACAGTGCTTTGTGTGAATTAATTGAATAGTTTACTCCTGCAAATGAAAAACAGTGAGTAATAAGAGGAACAGAATGATATATAGAGTgattagaaatgaaaaattaataatggaTTCATTAGAaaagggtggtggtggtggtggtgatttgTGGGTTGAGGGGCTCACGATGTCATTGTTTTTGTGATGATGAAGAATGCAATAATGTTGTTGTAGTTGTAATGGGTGTTGTGATTTGTGACCttgtattgtttgttgagtgAAATTGCAAATTGGGATGCATGGTGTGAAGGGAAGAGATAAAGAAGAGAGTGTGTTGTGGAAGAGAATGTTGGGTTTTGGATAGAAAAACGAATTTTATGGGGAAGCACATCTCTCCCAACTTTGCGGAATGATCCTCTTCTAATCATTCTCTCTTTGTGCTTCATAATACAAGGCTTCACAACTTTATTATACCCATAATTAGCCATGTAAACAAAGGGACTAGTGTtgagtaaaattatatattctaaaaaatgGTTATAAAATATGTATGGTCTCTATATATTAATATAGATAAGTGGTGTGTTATTATTACTACAATATATTGGGTAATAATGATGCATGAATATTCTATTTTTGGTTTTACACCTActtaataatttaagaaaaattaattaaagaaatagatatatatatatatttttttaagtattacatagatgtagaaaaataaaatagtgtaTATATACCATTTCCCTAATCATGTATAGatgattatattttgttatttcctATGTAATTTACTCCCTATGATTCAAAGACAAAAGTTGATTTTGACTCACCTTATATGCATGAATTTTCATGCAATGATAGcaattaattacttttgtttCTTTGGAATTAAATATGCAAACTTTTGAGTTTTGTTACATTCAAATGGACTAGAATGAcaacataaaaaatgtaaaagattatatatatatatatatatatatatatatatatattataatttaaattaagattGATTATGggattaaaatgaattatatagTACAATAGTTCAAAATTGCTATTAtcactatatttatttttctcttttaatgtttttacgTAAATAAACAGAATTCGACAAATACTTTTAATCCTcataaaataattctaattttttacctttttcatttttatatcaaaataaatacattatgtaaattaattaaacatcaaaaagtataattgaaaaataataaatagtaaggTGACCACCACGGTTAGTGGGGTTATGGGAAAGCCCCTACCGTGGAAGATGGTTTGAGAACCATAagatattttcctttttaatctaatggtctagatttttttttctatccttctttatattttatttcttccatTGCTTCTCCTTTGCTGTCATCTAGGAAGTTCCGACATGTCAGTGTGACTATGTTTTCTTGTTTCTGATGTAGTACGGATGTGGACACGGAATTGGAGTGGCTATGACACCTTTGGGTGGATCGGACACATCCCTCTCCATGGACGTTGTAGGAGACATGTTCAAACTTTGAGAAGCATTAGAATAGTACGGTCCACCccaaataaaaagatttaaataaattattttaaaaatcaaaataaagataaatatacaaataacctcaatttaaaattttcgataaaataatcaaaactcAAAATCTTAACAAATCAAAACTCAAGATTAGTGAACTGAACTTGATTGAACAAAACAATCTtctaatatatttattcaaatatctttatctcattttttataatagaagACGTATATATGCTCTATAAAGtctcaaaaaataatattatagaaGACCTACAAAAGatacaaagaagaaaaatactTTGTTGGTTGAGTTTGGTGAGCGATGCATCAAAGGCCATTGCAAAGAAGTCAGTTGGAGAAAGAAGGAAGAAACATTGAGTTTGGTGAGCAACGTATAGCCATCGTAAAGAAGTCTCTTAGAGGAAGAAGGAAGAACCTCGAGGAAAAGAATGGGAAAAGAGAGATGTTTtgggaggaaaaaaaaaatagataccGAAAGAAAGAAGTGTGTAGAAAAAGGTACTATTTATACCTCTTTTCCTTCTACCatattaaatactaataatttaactttttaatatttaacattttaaataaaatagaacttTCATATTCTCTACATCCATCAATTTTCGATCTATCATATTAAATGCTAATAATTTAActtcttaatatttaattttttaagtaaaataatactTTCATATTGTTTGCATCCATGAACGTATTTGCTCAGTATTTGCTCATGTAATAGGTTATAGGTTACACATTTCTCATATTTGCAGTACTTTATAGGTTATATAGGTCTGCTATATGTAACAAGTATTACTTGAAGTACTacgttcttttttctttttacaaaaatcatactaaaattaaaatgaacaatataaaataatataataatttaatattattttaaaaatatattctattataaataattatattttatgatttatattttatattcattattagaTTATACATGATATTTTATTAGCTTTTAATTTCAGATCTCAATACATACATATGCGTTAcgtaattttcttttcttttattttaaattataaacataaaaatataaattttatattttgaacttaattttataaatatattagatataaaagatatttaaatcatatacttttattttatttttaacttataagtattaattagattttgtattttcaatttgttttattgTAAGAAATTAAGATGAGTATGCTTAATCAAGCTATTGACAAGAAGATGAAACAAAACCTTTTTTGGAGACATATTTCAAAAAGACTATAAAATCTTCCAGTGGTGGAAACTATATGATGAAGTGTAGTTTGtgtgattttgaatttaatgGATCTTACATTCGAGTGAGAGCTCATCTCTTAACAATTAAGGGAGAAGGGTTAGAATTTGTCCAAAGGTGAATCTATCAAAACTTgttgagtttaaaaaattaaacaatgaagcaactttgaaaatagaaaattcaaacAAGAAAAAGGTTTTTACGACATGTatctaaggaaagaaaacagACAGGCAGTGGTGTTCACCAAAAACTCAAAGGTCTTCTAAAAGCTTCTTTCAACATTCAAGCTAGAGGTTCTCTTAATTGTGAAATTGCAAGGATGTTTTATTCTTCAAGATTAACATTTCATCTCGTAAGAAGTCCTTATTATAGGAGTGCATTTTGTTATGCTTCCAATACTTCTAACCTTAGTGGATATGTACCACcatcatataataaattaagaGGTCCTCTacttgagaaaaaaagaagtcatGTAGAAAATCTTTTGCAACCTATAAGAAATTCATGGAAGCAGAAAGGTGTAACAATTGTTCGCGATGGGGGGAGTGACCTTCAAAGAAGACCTATTATCACTTTTATGGCTATCAATGAGAGTGGACCAATGTTTTTGAAATCAATAGATGAATATGGTGAGATAAAGGATAAGGATTTTATTGTCAAACACATGAGAGATGTAATTATGGAAGTTGGACCAAAAAATGTGGTACAAATTATAGGTGACAATGCAACAATATGTAAGACAGCAACTATAATCATAGAATCACAATTTTCTTCAATCTAGTGGACTCCTTGTGTAGTGCACACCTTGAATCTtgcattgaaaaatatttgtgcaACAAAAAATACAGAAAGAAATAATGATCTTATCAAGAATTTTCTTGGATCTCACAAAATTGTTgtacatttattaaaaacttcaTCATGGGACACTCTATGAGATTATCAATGTTTAAGAACTTCAATTCATTGAAGTTGCTTTCTGTTGCTCCAACCAGATTTGCTTCAACATTATCATGcttaaaagatttaaaagtttgaaaagAGGACTCTAAGAGATGGTAATTAGTAATGAATGGTCTGATTACAAAGAGGATAACGTGGATATTGCACGAATAGTGAAAGAAACTTTATTGAATGATAATTGGTGGATGAAGGTTGACTATATATACATGCTTTTACTGCCCCTATTTATGATGTTCTCATAAAAATGGATACGGATATGACTACTCTTCATTTAGTGTATGAAATCTGGGAATTAATGATTGAAAATGTGAGAAAGATCATATACCAACATGAAAGAAAggcataatatataatattatgttaatttatgcttatgtttttttaatattgtagaTATTATAGTGATGAATGGTATTCGCAAATACGTGCCTTACATGAAGATGTGGAACTTACTCATGAaaggaaaaaatgttttatgaGGTACTTTAATGATGTCGATCTAAGAAGACTAGCAAATATAGAGTTTGCAAACTTTTCATATGAAGGAGAAGATTTTGCAGATGCTGACTCTGTAAGGGATAGAAGTAAAATGGATGCAAAATCATGGTGGATTGTTCATGGATCTTAGACACCAACACTTGGACAACcttattcttcttcttgttgTGAAAGGAATTGGAGTAcctacttttttatatattctttgaaaagaaataagatgaCACCTAAAAGCGTGAAAGATTTAGTATTTGTCCATAGTAATCTTCGTCTTCTCTTAGGAAACTCCTCAAAGCACAAAGAGGAGGAACTAAATTGTGGAATATTGCAGGAAATGACTTTTCATTAGAAGACAGTAAAATTCTTTAGATTGCTAGCCTATCTCTTGATGAAGTAGAATTATAAGAAGTATTTTTCATGAAGATGAACAAATATGAGAGCTAAACATTTACATacgtttttcttttattagactttttttataattgtttatcttaatttttattagatcaTGAAGTATAATTGGTAGActgtttttaatataaatgttaatcttcaattttttagaCTATGAACTGTaattggaatatatatatatatatatatatatatatatatatatatatagctgtATTGATATcctatattttttgaatttagcCGTATTCTCGTGTTCGTTTTCATGTCCGTGTCTGGGCTTCAAAGATTGTCATATTCCTTAATCAAGATATGTTTCTTCCTCCTCTTAACTATCAACAATGTTGTTAAGTAGGAATTTCATAAAAACTGTCGTGTAATACTTCAATATATCATAGACACAAACACACTAACTAGACTTTTATcttatatcttttataataacGAGGCTAAACttatcacattttatttttaaaatattaataatcattcaatagattaaaagactactgcaaccaactttttaacctgttgaaaaatcattcaacaaactaaaagagacattttaacctgttgaaaaaccattcaacagattaaaagacacacctcaaaccaaatacatctaattaatgctacaaagtctacaatatgaattacaaacttcaaatacattttcttaatgatgtaactatgtAGAGAAcacacgttccagccttgatcaacatggatatcatcaaatctcctttccttcatcaatgtaggcttcattccgaTAGTAATgacttcaagatagttcaaaagaacttcatcaaatcttcaaagaagcataccaccttggcttcacatgtcaacacGGACAACCAATAATGACAACACCAAGTTTTCATGAACAAAAAACCTAACCAATAACACAATCCTATTTAAAGTCTCCCAAACAAAACACCCACATGACAAATAACAcgttatttacattttaataacATGTCGCCTCATAAAAATGTACAGGTCATCTCCATAGTTTGccaacactactaaaaattttcatattacatgagatttttcttacaaatttgttaaagaaGTTTGCaaaaaaagacttttttctgTCAATTTTAATTGCTAGGaaattccttcgtgggtaatcatttcctacaaaattataaaatttacaagtatttcctacaaaatttgttgcgaaaagtgttttatacaaaatattttgcaagaaaattggtagcaatttcttgcaattttttttcataacaaaatttgtaagtattttctatgaaaaaaattttaaaacaaaattgacaggaaatatgaatttttttagtagtgcaACTCATCACAAATTTAAAGTCGTTTAAAATGGGGGGTGTTTCCCAATCATTTCGAAAGTATAAGGatcatttttgtttgaaatttgagaaatatGATTTCTAATTTGGCATCTAAGTACAAGgaaaaaaacatacttaaccattattaatataataattataataaaaatgtacaCTTGTGGGTGCATGCATGCTTACTTGTTTGTCTTGTAAGACATTTCTATAATCTAGTGCTTAAACAAATTTGGACAAGGACACTCACACTCACATAATACGTTGGTAATTTCTATACTCTTCTAGGAAATTTAGAACCTTAAgaacaaaaatcatattttctttatctacaaaaaatatataaataataagatattttgaAGTGTTCTGatctatataaaaaatttacataattctcaaataaataaagtatttgaGAAATTCACATTTTACTTCAGTTGGAAACACACAgtttattaaattgaaaatcaCAATGTAAGTAGAAAAAACGTGCTTAACCATTTCTTAGAAATATGTAAGATAGACATAGAAATATTATGTACATAACCATTTTCAAAACAACTAAAGAAAAACCATTGTAGTGGTtcaaataatgttaatataaacaaataattgttttaagaaACACTGAATTCCAAGGTTTAGGGTCATGCAACTCAGGAACCCTAATTATTTGCTTAAATTCCCTGAACATGTAAAAGAAACCTCATTACAGAAATGCCAAGACAATTAACTATCGCCAAAACCCTTTTAGCTAGtttaaaagaaggaaaattatgttttactccatatttttaaaacttgagTCATGATGAGtatatattgaatttggattctctgctggatttttttgtgttgtttctcTATTATGTCTTCATAATACACTAATTACcactaattttgacattttaaaatatattaaaaaaatatttaaaatactatttttaatgtttaatagaGGACAATACCAAAAGAACCAGGAGAGAATCCAAACTTGTATATATTTCTATCACTTTGAATTATGTGGAGATTTTATTATAATGGATAACTAGTACAATATCTAacctatattattttatagtattataaaatatattattttttatttattttttaaatataattataattttatgaaataaccTAACCAATTGGTATATGAGTTAACCCAACCTAAATCAATTTAAAACGCAAGCTAATCGACCTGAGTAAGAATGAATggattcaatttagtcacaaTTATTTTATGTCGATATTTTTGCAGAATTCTTAAAACTGATAAATCAATCAAGCTCATTTTGTACTTAATTGAGTACTAATTACAAATTACATGTAATTACAAAATGAAAGATGAAGAGAAAACACTTGCAACTCAAATTGCAAGCAC
This region of Vigna unguiculata cultivar IT97K-499-35 chromosome 5, ASM411807v1, whole genome shotgun sequence genomic DNA includes:
- the LOC114185825 gene encoding uncharacterized protein LOC114185825 — protein: MSASDSSRARVLTGLTLDDVLANQKRPSSTPPREPQPKNRTLLDIIKDDESNKKDRRSWKAFKDKLRLKRAGSAWISTIHIPTSDVPIPNPNSRIFTQLGRRNSVRFPTQALTETPANSESDISSPYMTHQVEDLNPATEDPGPPAAAAPAIRPSFSRRGSTRFTGEAAENNTAGTLRPQLSLRSSANMPTAEPYRRGRVVTFRDSFDEEDGEEEGEKPGERTLSAREAVAAQEASEAAAQEAEDEEQAPVMMSLMDLLEETDREMGLEGSRYILSDEEDFDEDADDEDGGGSMEHTCCICMVRHKAASSIPCGHTFCRMCSRELMVSKGNCPLCNNFILEILEIF